The genomic segment GCACAAAGAGGTGAAAGATTCACATCACAATtcttattgcaaaatataatgcCGTGCAATGACATGAACTTGCATTTAGAGACTGAATCGTTGCTCACTGCACTTGTTTTGTATCTCTAAAGTGACTACAAGACTGAAGTGGTTACTGTGAAGTCTTCAAAGGACATCAGTGATGTGTGAGTTTCATAGATCAGTGCTTCTCAACCCAAGCGTCACGACCTACAAATGACTTGTATGTCTGATTTGACCATCACAGACAGCATGGGAAAATGCTAAATAGCAATACTCCTGGCAACTTACCatatatgcatgcataaatTGAATAGAAACAACTTTTAAAGTTATGTCATACATTTTGTTGATTACatttagtaaacaaaaataattttcttattcAGCTTatgtaatgttaatattttttttcatgttgttGGGCCAATACAGCTCATGTTAATGAATttcagtattttgttttaagGACATTTCTGTGTGGTTTCAAACAAACTATTTTGGTATGCTGCGTTGTGAACACtttatgtgcaatttaaaatatgtgtaaaatgaTATGATTTCAtaattcaattaatgtttttgtgtgtttgtttttaattttgtgtatatattaacaatgaacataattatttttgtctAGACCAACTTCACCTGTCAAGACCACTACAAGGTAACCACAGCCTTGCTGACTAACCAGAAAGAATACAGCTGCAGATTGTTGACTAACCTGGAAAAAATGTGGTTATATCTTTTATTAACCTCTTAACCTATTTCATTTACAGCGTCAAGACCTACACCAAGGAGGATGTTTCACCAACTAAAACAACATCCTACAGCACAAAGAGGTGGGCACTTAAGAGATTGTTCACATCACAATtcttattgcaaaatataatgcCGTGCAATGACATGAACTTGCATTTAGAGCCTGAATTGTTGCTCACTGCACTTGTTTTGTGTCTCTAAAGTGACTACAAGACTGAAGTGGTTACTGTGAAGTCTTCAAAGGACATCAGTGATGTGTGAGTGTCATAGATCAGTGCTTCTCAACCCAAGCGTCACGACCTACAAATGACTTGTGTGTCTGATTTGACCATCACAGACAGCATGGGAAAATGCTAAATAGCAATACTCCTGGCAACTTACCatatatgcatgcataaatTGAATAGAAACAACTTTTAAAGTTATGTCATACATTTTGTTGATTACatttagtaaacaaaaataattttcttattcAGCTTatgtaatgttaatattttttcatgttgttGGGCCAATACAGCTCATGTTAATGAATttcagtattttgttttaagGACATTTCTGTGTGGTTTCAAACAAACTATTTTGGTATGCTGCGTTGTGAACACtttatgtgcaatttaaaatatgtgtaaaatgaTATGATTTCAtaattcaattaatgtttttgtgtgtttgtttttaattttgtgtatatattaacaatgaacataattatttttgtctAGACCAACTTCACCTGTCAAGACCACTACAAGGTAACCACAGCCTTGCTGACTAACCAGAAAGAATACAGCTGCAGATTGTTGACTAACCTGGAAAAATGTGGTTATATCTTTTATTAACCTCTTAACCTATTTCATTTACAGCGTCAAGACCTACACCAAGGAGGATGTTTCACCAACTAAAACAACATCCTACAGCACAAAGAGGTGGGCACTTAAGAGATTGTTCACATCACAATtcttattgcaaaatataatgcCGTGCAATGACATGAACTTGCATTTAGAGCCTGAATTGTTGCTCACTGCACTTGTTTTGTGTCTCTAAAGTGACTACAAGACTGAAGTGGTTACTGTGAAGTCTTCAAAGGACATCAGTGATGTGTGAGTGTCATAGATCAGTGCTTCTCAACCCAAGCGTCACGACCTACAAATGACTTGTGTGTCTGATTTGACCATCACAGACAGCATGGGAAAATGCTAAATAGCAATACTCCTGGCAACTTACCatatatgcatgcataaatTGAATAGAAACAACTTATGCCATACAGTTTGTTGATTACATTTAgtaaacaaaaatcattttcttatTCAGCTTatgtaatgttaatatttttttcatgttgttGGGCCAATACAGTTCATGCTAATGAATTTCAGTATTCTGTTTTAAGGATATTTCTGTGTGGTTTCAAACAAACTATTTTGGTATACTGCGTTGTGAGCGCTTGatgtgcaatttaaaatatgtgtaaaatgaTGATTTCTTAAttcagttaatgtttttgtgtgtttgtttttaactttgtgtatatattaacaatgaacataattatttttgtctAGACCAACTTCACCTGTCAAGACCACTACAAGGTAACCACAGCCTTGCTGACTAACCAGAAAGAATACAGCTGCAGATTGTTGACTAACCTGGAAAAAATGTGGTTATAACTTTTATTAACCTCTTAACCTATTTCATTTACAGCGTCAAGACCTACACCAAGGAGGATGTTTCACCAACTAAAACAACATCCTACAGCACAAAGAGGTGAAAGATTCACATCACAATtcttattgcaaaatataatgcCGTGCAATGACGTGAACTTGCATTTAGAGACTGAATCGTTGCTCACTGCACTTGTTTTGTATCTCTAAAGTGACTACAAGACTGAAGTGGTTACTGTGAAGTCTTCAAAGGACATCAGTGATGTGTGAGTGTCATAGATCAGTGCTTCTCAACCCAAGGGTCACGACCTACAAATGACTTGTGTGTCTGATTTGACCATCACAGACAGCATGGGAAAATGCTAAATAGCAATACTCCTGGCAACTTACCatatatgcatgcataaatTGAATAGAAACAACTTATGCCATACATTTTGTTGATTACatttagtaaacaaaaataattttcttattcAGCTTatgtaatgttaatatttttttcatgttgttGGGCCAATACAGCTCATGTTAATGAATttcagtattttgttttaagGACATTTCTGTGTGGTTTCAAACAAACTATTTTGGTATACTGCGTTGTGAACACtttatgtgcaatttaaaatatgtgtaaaatgaTATGATTTCAtaattcaattaatgtttttgtgtgtttgtttttaattttgtgtatatattaacaATGAACACAATTCTTTTTGTCTAGACAAACTTCACCTGTCAAGACCACTACAAGGTACAGTAACCACAGCTTTGCTGAATaaccataaaaaaatacagctgcagATTGCTGACTAACCTGGAAAAAATGTGGTTATAACTTTTATTAACCTCTTAACCTATTTCATTTACAGCATCAAGACCTACACCAAGGAGGATGTTTCACCAACTAATACAACATCCTACAGCACAAAGAGGTGAAAGATTCACATCACAATTCtagtatttattgcaaaaaataaaaaaaacagtgcagTGCAGTGCAATGAAATGAACCTGCATTTAGAGACTGAATTGTTGCTCACTGCACTTGTTTTGTGTCTCTAAAGTGACTACAAGACTGAAGTGGTTACTGTGAAGTCTTCAAAGGACATCAGTGATGTGTGAGTGTCATTGATCAGTGCTTCTCAACCCAAGGGTCACGACCTACAAATGACTTGTGTGTCTGACATCTATTCTGATAACAGGGGAAAACGGGAAAATTATGTGGCTAAAAATGCAGCAAAccatatgaagagtttatttgcaaaaactaatacattttcaaaaatcatgttttttattatgttattatgtttttattgtgttagttagctgtttctttacttattttttaacctaatcaaaataacccaactgcagtttaattgagattaattggaatgtacaatgaaaaaacatgattaaaacggagttatctatttttgcaaatgaactcttcatataatCATGCATTGATAGAATAGGTAAATAAATGAGCTACATATTTTGTCAAAATCCTCAGttgttttataaatgttacGAATGAATCCCTTGTGAAAAACTATACTTTAGCATACTTATAAAAGAACATACTTgagtgtgaactgaatgtaatgttttcagaccCTTAATTGCATGGTAATTGCAATTTAATTCAATTGTATTAtagtttgcatttaaattaaatgcagtGAGTTGAACTTGACCCACTTAAAGAGGACTAaagtacatatgtgaccctggaccacaaaaccagtcttaagtcgctggggtgtatttgtagcaatagccaaatatacactgtatgggtcaaaattatagatttttcgtttatgctaaaaatcattagtatatcaagtattccatgaagatattttgtaaatatactactgtaaatatatcaaaacgtcatttttgattagtaatatgcattgctaagaattcatttggacaactttaaaggcgattttctcaatattttgatttttttttgcaccctcagatttcagatattcaaatagttgtatctcggccaaatattgtccgatcctaacaaaccatacatcaatggaaagcttatttcaaaaaaattgacacttaagacttggttttgtggtccagggtcacataattaaatgtaatttcatcaTTATATTGTCTTGCTGAATGTACAGacacattttataatgtatacttaatttctattgaaacatgtatgtcatgtattcaaatacatttgtaattagGAAACTGCGTTTTTTgcctttaaaatatatcaactttaaaagaaatatttaataataaaaaaaaactactgttAATTATAATCACATATTTTACATGCATGCTAGTCAACACATTACAATAAGTGTACTTTAAAGCAagacaaaacattattaaaacataatcatTCAAATCTTTTTGATAATAAACCACTATAGTAAAATCTAACCTACACAAAATCTCTTAATTTTGTTGCTGATGTTTTagctatatttaatttttatatttttgttgtattttgattGTGTTGACCTAAaacctattattatttttttctagtcCAACTTCACCTGTCAAGACCACTTCAAGGTACGGTAACCCCAGCTTACAATTTGCTGACTAGCCTGAAATAATAAGGCTGCTCTAATTAACCTCTTGACATGTTCAATTCTATCATCAAAACCTACAGCAAGGAGGATGTCTCACCAACTAAAACAACATCATATTCTATCCGATCCACAAAGAGGTAAGAACCTGACATATTTCCAAGTAGTTCCACGCCCGTCAATGCTTTTCAGACAAAGAACATCACTGACTCAATGCTTTTCTTCAGCACTGAGGATCAACTGTTTGATACTCTCATACCTGCATCAATCAAGTCAGCCAACACAAAACCTGACAGCAGGTATgtgacatttgcatatttataagGTGTGAACCCATTTGTGGCGAGTTTGACATTTGCTTCGGCCTTTAAGTAGTTTAACCAGTCTTACGACTGACAGGCTAAAAGCAACAAAAGCAGGTGCACATTCATACTTAGAGCTCATGATTTTCCATTAGAGCCTCACTCTCACTGCAGCAGTGTTTAATTCTATCATGGACCTTTATCGTTCCTACAGTCGTGAGGATGTATCCATCTCCAAATCCATCAGAACCGTGTATTCAACAAATGAGAGGTAGGATGGTATTTCTTATTGTTGAGCatctttatctttatctttacactaatttgtcatttttaaatgcttatagAGATGATTGGAGTACAGTCACAAGTCCTTCTTACACCAGGACATCATACACCGAGAGCAGGTTCAGTATCCACTTCGACATATTCAGATGTCTTGTCAATTAAAACACTACTCTGTTCCAAGAATTACCAATTACATTTGACCAGGTTTGTAGACGTACTTCCGTGATTTTATCCACAGGCCTGTTGATTACCTGTCTGACACGCACGCATCAAAAACCACCACGACTGTGTACACGTCACCGGAAAGGTATGGAAGCAGAAagaatacatatttaattgtgctTGATGTGATATTTAGTGCACACGTGAAATGCGTATCGCTTTGTTGCAGGGTAGTAAGTGGGAAGGACATTTGCACAGTCTGCCATAAAAACATGTATACAGATGAAAAGATCGTCCTGGATGACATGAATATCAACTGTCACTCAAGTTGTTTCAAGgttagttatttttaagctcTTTAAAAATGTGTAGTAATTAGTTTCATTAAATCAGTATTTATGAAAATGATATGAGTGCAGTATTGAAATATgaacgttttattttttaattaagatttttggtggtgttattaatttattaaaactagtgctgtcaaatgattaatctcatccaaaataaaagtttttgtttgcataatatatgtgtgtgttctgtgtatatttattatgtatatataatacacacacatacagtatatattttgaaaataatctatatttatattcagatcattaatattataaataaatatatttaatataaaaaaatacatttttctgaaatatatacatgcatgtgtgtgtctttatatatacataataaatatacacagtacacatacatatattatgcaaacaaaaacttttattttggatgcgattaatcgcgattaattgtttgacagcactaaaaagtGTGTCTTTTTATATTGTTACTTAACTATaatgattttcatattttaatttcaataaaaacaaaataataataaaaatgttatgttttattcaagaaaaataattcaaaactgtttattgttgttattattttattttgttatttttagtgtgGGGTGTGTAATATTTCTCTGGGACACCTGAAGGCAGGGGACAGTTTGTGGGTGTACCGTCGTGCCATTCACTGCGAAAGCTGCTTTGGTGTCACTAAGGGTAAGACTCATTCTACTCTGTTTTTCAATATTCTGAATGATACAGTCAATGTGtttactaaataaacaaaaatgtttgttttacagGCAAATGGCTCCGCTGAAACCACATTTAGCAATAATGAAGTGATGTTATGAGAGAGACAGCAAATATACTtgccttttccaaaactttcccATGGCT from the Onychostoma macrolepis isolate SWU-2019 chromosome 09, ASM1243209v1, whole genome shotgun sequence genome contains:
- the scel gene encoding sciellin isoform X1, which encodes MSFTPKSYSKPQTVTTSSTRSTKTVDDGKKKSLLKDNSWIKTNVNENEQVERGSNFGKSVLSRYKSNENLVNPQDKTSKTEGKTSTVITSPGTSVQALTKRFGGSQDKLNETRTTGTKTTVKTEPRKSSTSTITTIKDGTETTVTTTKQDVVKSSTKSETLTNKDLTDLNTKSSGGYKTDVITVKSSKDTVDGPTSPVKTTTSIKTYTKEDVSPTKTTSYSVGSTKSTEDQLFDTLIPTSIKSANTKPGSSDYKTEVVTVKSSKDIIDVPTSPVKTTTSVKTYTKEDVSPTKTTSYSTKSDYKTEVVTVKSSKDISDVPTSPVKTTTSVKTYTKEDVSPTKTTSYSTKSDYKTEVVTVKSSKDISDVPTSPVKTTTSVKTYTKEDVSPTKTTSYSTKSDYKTEVVTVKSSKDISDVPTSPVKTTTSVKTYTKEDVSPTKTTSYSTKSDYKTEVVTVKSSKDISDVPTSPVKTTTSVKTYTKEDVSPTKTTSYSTKSDYKTEVVTVKSSKDISDVQTSPVKTTTSIKTYTKEDVSPTNTTSYSTKSDYKTEVVTVKSSKDISDVPTSPVKTTSSKEDVSPTKTTSYSIRSTKSTEDQLFDTLIPASIKSANTKPDSSREDVSISKSIRTVYSTNERDDWSTVTSPSYTRTSYTESRPVDYLSDTHASKTTTTVYTSPERVVSGKDICTVCHKNMYTDEKIVLDDMNINCHSSCFKCGVCNISLGHLKAGDSLWVYRRAIHCESCFGVTKGKWLR
- the scel gene encoding sciellin isoform X2, with product MSFTPKSYSKPQTVTTSSTRSTKTVDDGKKKSLLKDNSWIKTNVNENEQVERGSNFGKSVLSRYKSNENLVNPQDKTSKTEGKTSTVITSPGTSVQALTKRFGGSQDKLNETRTTGTKTTVKTEPRKSSTSTITTIKDGTETTVTTTKQDVVKSSTKSETLTNKDLTDLNTKSSGGYKTDVITVKSSKDTVDGPTSPVKTTTSIKTYTKEDVSPTKTTSYSVGSTKSTEDQLFDTLIPTSIKSANTKPGSSDYKTEVVTVKSSKDIIDVPTSPVKTTTSVKTYTKEDVSPTKTTSYSTKSDYKTEVVTVKSSKDISDVPTSPVKTTTSVKTYTKEDVSPTKTTSYSTKSDYKTEVVTVKSSKDISDVPTSPVKTTTSVKTYTKEDVSPTKTTSYSTKSDYKTEVVTVKSSKDISDVPTSPVKTTTSVKTYTKEDVSPTKTTSYSTKSDYKTEVVTVKSSKDISDVPTSPVKTTTSVKTYTKEDVSPTKTTSYSTKSDYKTEVVTVKSSKDISDVPTSPVKTTSSKEDVSPTKTTSYSIRSTKSTEDQLFDTLIPASIKSANTKPDSSREDVSISKSIRTVYSTNERDDWSTVTSPSYTRTSYTESRPVDYLSDTHASKTTTTVYTSPERVVSGKDICTVCHKNMYTDEKIVLDDMNINCHSSCFKCGVCNISLGHLKAGDSLWVYRRAIHCESCFGVTKGKWLR